A genomic stretch from Colwellia sp. Arc7-635 includes:
- a CDS encoding FtsX-like permease family protein, translated as MSRLNKKSSSMWFTQSLRLLHHELRRGELTIIFLAIVLAVATVFSLTGFSGQIKHAIVANSTNTIGADRVLRMSSEADSSILEKSQSLALKSARKIETESMAFAGDNMLLSELDAVSDSYPLRGELRIKTSLTQTQSMIANAPDVGSVWVEPSVLSRLDVNIGDIIEIGVAPLTIAGIVTDIPDRSYRAFIAGPTVILNIADMPKTELIQPGSRITYKYLFAGDTDAIETFESWIKPQINEAQRWYDAKAAQNRLSRILDTAEKFLSLASMLGIVLAAVAVAVASRRYGQRHQSTVSVFKALGASISHVRKLYCLHWTLLSFISIAVGLLVGYGLMLLGVNAIASYLSLDDAPLTFVPFLTAIFTGLLCAIAFAIHPIMTLVQSSPLNVIRGFSQEKVARFGWHQLPPVLALFLLLFIFSQDLVMSAALLLGGVIVSFILLLFGRGLMSAGRSVGTKAGKSWHLALANLKRRASENSVQLVSFTIAIKLLLLITVMKSSILSEWEQQFPEDTPNHYLINITNDQIEPLKQFAQEHNIANQGFYSIYRGRLSAINGEKTVKDDDASNEQNAEGSAEQSTEQNAETKKDKSKSSERQGRQGIGRELGLTWRADLPPDNEIIAGSWWQADDSKGQISIESGVAERLDIKLGDELTFTIGSDEFSVPVTSIREVNWQSRQLNFFMIFNQAVLEKFPTTAISAWSVSDQDRDLVYRFMANYPTITLMDFAAIMEQLNGIIEQVSVAIQLILILVVLAGCLVLIAQVQASMEERERELAILRTLGAKGSLLRNSVLYEFVALGAIAGLMASIGMEIAVYILQSQVFNMAGSFHFQYWLVGIGAGAFFVGTIGMLSCWRLLNLSSVTLIRRTM; from the coding sequence ATGAGTCGTTTGAATAAAAAATCCTCATCCATGTGGTTCACGCAATCATTGCGTTTGTTGCACCATGAGTTACGCCGCGGTGAACTCACCATTATCTTTCTTGCTATTGTACTTGCCGTAGCAACCGTATTTTCATTGACGGGTTTTTCTGGGCAAATTAAACATGCCATTGTCGCCAATAGTACCAATACCATTGGCGCTGATCGCGTACTACGTATGTCGTCAGAGGCGGACAGCAGTATTCTTGAAAAAAGTCAGTCATTAGCACTAAAGTCGGCTCGGAAAATAGAAACTGAATCAATGGCCTTCGCCGGCGATAACATGTTACTTAGTGAGCTTGATGCTGTGTCTGACAGCTACCCTTTGCGTGGTGAACTGAGAATAAAAACTTCACTTACTCAAACACAAAGCATGATTGCTAACGCGCCAGACGTTGGCTCAGTTTGGGTTGAACCTAGCGTGCTGAGCCGTTTAGACGTTAACATTGGCGACATTATAGAAATAGGTGTTGCACCGCTTACGATTGCCGGTATTGTCACTGATATTCCTGATCGCTCTTACCGCGCTTTTATTGCAGGTCCTACGGTGATTTTAAATATTGCCGATATGCCAAAAACTGAACTTATTCAACCCGGTAGTCGCATTACTTATAAATACTTGTTTGCTGGCGATACCGACGCGATTGAAACATTTGAAAGCTGGATAAAGCCACAAATTAACGAAGCACAACGTTGGTATGACGCTAAAGCAGCACAAAATCGTTTATCGAGAATATTAGATACCGCAGAGAAGTTTCTCTCGTTGGCGAGTATGTTGGGTATTGTTTTAGCGGCTGTAGCTGTCGCTGTGGCGAGTCGTCGTTATGGTCAACGTCATCAATCAACGGTATCAGTATTTAAAGCTCTTGGCGCTTCTATTTCTCATGTTAGAAAACTTTATTGCCTACATTGGACTTTATTAAGCTTTATCAGTATTGCGGTAGGATTACTAGTTGGTTACGGGTTAATGCTACTTGGGGTAAATGCCATTGCGAGCTATTTATCTTTGGATGACGCACCATTGACCTTTGTGCCATTTTTAACGGCAATATTTACTGGATTATTGTGCGCCATCGCTTTTGCTATCCACCCGATTATGACGCTAGTGCAAAGCTCACCATTAAATGTTATCCGCGGTTTTAGCCAAGAGAAAGTTGCACGTTTTGGTTGGCACCAGTTGCCGCCAGTATTAGCTTTATTTTTATTGTTGTTTATTTTTAGTCAAGATCTCGTCATGAGTGCGGCTTTATTACTCGGTGGCGTGATAGTTTCTTTTATTTTATTGTTGTTTGGTCGCGGTTTGATGAGTGCAGGACGCAGTGTTGGCACTAAAGCTGGAAAGTCTTGGCATTTAGCGTTAGCAAACTTAAAACGTCGTGCCAGCGAAAACAGCGTACAGCTGGTCAGCTTTACTATTGCAATAAAGCTATTGCTGCTAATCACAGTAATGAAAAGTTCGATATTGTCGGAATGGGAACAACAATTCCCAGAAGATACACCTAATCATTATTTGATTAATATTACCAATGATCAAATCGAGCCGTTAAAGCAGTTTGCTCAAGAGCACAATATTGCTAATCAAGGCTTTTATAGTATTTATCGTGGTCGTTTGTCAGCAATAAATGGTGAAAAAACGGTAAAAGACGATGATGCTAGTAACGAGCAAAATGCTGAAGGAAGTGCAGAGCAAAGTACAGAGCAAAACGCAGAAACCAAAAAAGACAAATCAAAAAGTAGCGAACGCCAAGGTCGACAAGGCATAGGGCGAGAGTTAGGTCTTACTTGGCGAGCCGATTTACCACCAGATAATGAGATAATAGCAGGCAGTTGGTGGCAAGCTGATGATAGTAAAGGTCAAATATCGATTGAAAGCGGCGTTGCTGAACGCTTAGACATTAAATTAGGCGATGAGCTAACCTTTACCATTGGGTCAGATGAGTTTAGTGTCCCGGTCACGAGCATCCGTGAAGTAAACTGGCAAAGTCGTCAATTGAATTTCTTTATGATTTTCAATCAAGCGGTGTTAGAGAAGTTTCCAACCACCGCTATTTCAGCTTGGTCGGTATCAGATCAAGACCGTGATTTAGTCTATCGCTTTATGGCTAATTATCCGACCATTACCTTAATGGATTTTGCCGCTATTATGGAACAGCTTAATGGTATAATTGAGCAAGTGTCTGTCGCGATACAGCTAATTCTTATTCTGGTTGTTCTTGCCGGCTGCTTGGTCTTAATTGCTCAAGTACAAGCCAGTATGGAAGAAAGAGAGCGTGAACTGGCCATATTAAGAACCTTAGGTGCTAAAGGCAGTTTACTTCGAAACAGTGTGCTGTATGAGTTTGTCGCCTTAGGTGCCATTGCTGGTTTAATGGCAAGTATCGGTATGGAAATCGCCGTTTATATTTTGCAAAGCCAAGTATTCAACATGGCAGGCAGTTTCCATTTTCAATATTGGTTAGTCGGTATTGGTGCAGGTGCATTTTTTGTTGGCACTATTGGCATGCTTAGCTGTTGGCGTTTATTGAACTTATCAAGCGTGACTTTGATTCGACGTACGATGTAA